Within uncultured Methanoregula sp., the genomic segment CAGATCGCAGTTGATCTGGCTCATCCCGGTTCTTTTTATGCTTCTCGTACTCCCGATTGCCCTCAATTACATGAGCCGCAGCCAGTACGCCGAGCTCAGGCCGGAATATGAACGGGAAGCCAAAACCGTGAGGGTCAAGCTGATCAACGAGAATATGATCGGAAAGATCGTCCGCATTGAGGGAGTTGTGGAACGCGTTCATCTCCAGTTCCTGAACCGCCCTCAATTTACTGTGGCCGACCGGTCCGGTGCCATATCCGTGAAAATGTTTACCAGCCCCGATGAGGATATCAAAGTGAATGATATCGTCGAGGTGCTTGGCCAGGTAATCCGCCGGTACATCGTAACCGGAGAACCCGTCATCAACTGTGTCTCGAT encodes:
- a CDS encoding nucleotide-binding protein; translated protein: MKIGNVDVKISILSIGVFAVFTIILIVASVYSLDVRSQLIWLIPVLFMLLVLPIALNYMSRSQYAELRPEYEREAKTVRVKLINENMIGKIVRIEGVVERVHLQFLNRPQFTVADRSGAISVKMFTSPDEDIKVNDIVEVLGQVIRRYIVTGEPVINCVSIRKTDTKAR